In one Saccharibacillus brassicae genomic region, the following are encoded:
- a CDS encoding pyridoxal-phosphate-dependent aminotransferase family protein — MTTYREIQVPLRTIMTPGPVEADPRVLRAMTTPILGQFDPAFTQIMNETMDMLRQTFQTNNQWAFPVDGTSRSGIEAVLCSLIEPGDKVLVPIFGRFGHLLTEIAERSGAEVHLMECAWGEVFDQQAVIDEVKRVQPKILAIVHGETSTGCMQPLDAIGPACRELGVLTVVDAVASIGGAPVKVDEWQLDAVIGGTQKCISVPSGMAPVTYNERVERILQSRKKVERGVAQASDCREVAHPIRSNYFDLSQLQDYWGPRRLNHHTEATSMLYALREGLRLILEEGLEARFERHRLHERALMAGLRGMGLTLFNDVAWKLPVVTCIRIPEGIDGESVRGMLLNLFGIEIASSFGPLHGQIWRIGTMGYSCRQENVLFVLAALEAVLIRHKAPIAIGRGVQEALDVYEGVVASVV; from the coding sequence ATGACGACGTACCGGGAAATTCAAGTACCTTTGAGAACGATTATGACGCCGGGGCCGGTCGAAGCCGATCCGCGCGTGCTGCGCGCGATGACGACGCCGATTCTGGGACAGTTCGATCCGGCGTTTACGCAGATCATGAACGAGACGATGGATATGCTGCGGCAGACGTTCCAGACGAACAATCAATGGGCGTTTCCGGTCGACGGCACTTCCCGTTCGGGCATCGAAGCGGTCTTGTGCAGCCTGATCGAACCGGGCGACAAAGTGCTCGTGCCGATCTTCGGCCGGTTCGGCCATCTGCTGACCGAAATTGCCGAGCGCAGCGGCGCGGAAGTCCATCTGATGGAATGTGCGTGGGGCGAAGTGTTCGACCAACAGGCGGTTATCGACGAAGTGAAGCGGGTGCAGCCGAAAATACTGGCGATCGTGCACGGGGAGACGTCGACGGGCTGTATGCAGCCGCTGGACGCCATCGGTCCGGCCTGCCGCGAACTCGGCGTGCTGACCGTGGTCGACGCCGTCGCTTCGATCGGCGGCGCGCCGGTCAAAGTGGACGAATGGCAGCTGGACGCGGTCATCGGCGGCACGCAGAAATGTATCTCCGTTCCGTCCGGCATGGCGCCGGTCACGTATAACGAACGCGTGGAACGGATTTTGCAGAGCCGCAAAAAAGTCGAGCGCGGCGTCGCCCAAGCCAGCGACTGCCGGGAAGTGGCGCATCCGATCCGCAGCAATTATTTTGACCTCAGCCAGCTGCAGGATTATTGGGGACCGCGCCGCCTGAACCATCATACGGAAGCGACGTCGATGCTGTACGCGCTGCGCGAAGGGCTGCGTCTTATTTTGGAAGAAGGGCTGGAAGCGCGCTTCGAACGCCACCGGCTGCATGAACGGGCGCTCATGGCCGGCCTGCGCGGCATGGGACTGACGCTGTTTAACGACGTGGCCTGGAAGCTGCCGGTCGTCACGTGCATCCGTATTCCCGAAGGCATCGACGGCGAATCGGTACGCGGCATGCTGCTGAATCTATTCGGCATCGAAATCGCCAGCTCGTTCGGCCCGCTGCACGGCCAGATCTGGCGGATCGGCACGATGGGCTACAGCTGCCGCCAGGAGAACGTGCTGTTCGTACTGGCCGCGCTGGAAGCCGTATTGATCCGCCACAAAGCGCCGATTGCGATCGGGCGCGGGGTGCAGGAGGCGTTGGATGTGTATGAGGGAGTGGTGGCGTCGGTGGTCTAG
- the allC gene encoding allantoate deiminase: MIEQPKLSALSGQVENLIEWLASYGASEAGGVTRLLYDPSWRSAQRAIESRMAEIGLLPRYDDAGNLFGRMAGRDPEARVVLTGSHVDTVTGGGKYDGAYGIVAALIAAEYLLARYGPPLKPIEVVSLCEEEGSRFPMTYWGSGRITGVKSREETAGLADANGVTFERAMREAGFGFGRHPAPERSDLECFIELHIEQGQILEREGQSIGIVSHIVGQRRYDITVTGESNHAGTTPMRWRRDAMSTAAALISVLMNRANEDGAGLVATVGRMEVKPNVGNVIAREVTFSLDVRHGDAAVIRAFCEECFRAFDVIAAEHGTSVAIRKWMDEPPVAMDEGLGSAAEDILRTAGIPYRSMTSGAGHDSQVFGTFCPTALLFVPSRGGLSHSPAEFTETEDLERGVKLLIDLLHKLAY, translated from the coding sequence ATGATTGAACAACCGAAGCTGTCCGCCTTGTCCGGGCAGGTCGAGAATCTGATCGAATGGCTGGCTTCGTACGGCGCTTCCGAAGCGGGCGGCGTGACCCGCCTGCTGTACGATCCGTCCTGGCGCTCCGCGCAGCGGGCGATCGAAAGCAGGATGGCCGAGATCGGCCTGCTGCCGCGGTACGACGACGCCGGCAACCTGTTCGGCCGGATGGCCGGCCGGGACCCGGAAGCGCGCGTCGTGCTGACCGGTTCGCATGTGGACACGGTGACGGGCGGCGGCAAATACGACGGTGCGTACGGCATCGTCGCCGCGCTGATCGCGGCGGAGTATCTGCTTGCGCGGTACGGCCCGCCGCTCAAGCCGATCGAAGTCGTCTCGCTGTGCGAGGAAGAAGGAAGCCGCTTCCCGATGACGTACTGGGGGTCGGGCCGGATTACCGGCGTCAAGTCGCGCGAAGAGACGGCCGGGCTGGCCGACGCGAACGGCGTAACGTTCGAGCGGGCGATGCGCGAAGCCGGCTTCGGCTTCGGCCGGCATCCCGCGCCCGAACGCAGCGATCTGGAGTGCTTTATCGAGCTGCATATCGAGCAGGGCCAGATTCTCGAACGCGAAGGGCAGTCGATCGGCATCGTCAGCCATATCGTCGGCCAGCGCCGCTACGACATTACCGTCACCGGCGAAAGCAATCATGCCGGCACGACGCCGATGCGCTGGCGCCGGGACGCGATGTCCACCGCGGCGGCACTGATCTCCGTGCTGATGAACCGGGCGAACGAAGACGGGGCGGGACTCGTCGCGACGGTCGGCCGGATGGAGGTCAAACCGAATGTCGGCAACGTGATCGCGCGGGAAGTGACGTTCAGCCTCGACGTGCGCCACGGCGACGCGGCGGTTATCCGTGCTTTTTGCGAAGAATGCTTCCGTGCATTCGACGTCATCGCGGCGGAGCATGGGACAAGCGTTGCAATCCGCAAATGGATGGACGAGCCGCCGGTCGCGATGGACGAAGGATTGGGCTCGGCCGCCGAAGACATCCTGCGTACGGCAGGCATCCCGTATCGGTCTATGACGAGCGGAGCGGGGCACGATTCGCAGGTGTTCGGCACATTCTGTCCGACGGCGCTGCTGTTCGTGCCGAGCCGCGGAGGCCTCAGCCATTCGCCGGCCGAATTCACGGAGACCGAAGATCTGGAACGCGGCGTGAAGCTGCTGATCGATCTGCTGCACAAGTTGGCGTATTGA
- a CDS encoding PucR family transcriptional regulator codes for MRLDELLQLPVFDGTAIAAGAKGLNREVLTVNMMDAPDIIPYLKKNELLVTTAFHFKDDLPALLELIREMGQQECAALGIKSKRYLGSIPASAAALADELHLPLLELPPEPSLGDIVNKSLSHILDVRTTELHNAMQTHRQFTQQIMSGQGIPKLLDQLSALLRLPVLLLGPYMQPMFGRFQDPSTAGRLEALLAGGSRFHAAPSIFSAFSLLDGSRETLTLFPVYTHKQLHYLCIPGTFSPAERSGILTIEQAANVIAFELMKDNALKQNRRRIQNEFFANFIGGAFSGSEEIASRGREFGLSGDQRYVCAVGKLGGADKTTSFMQYKSEQDRIAERIEAELTHFRYPIHLFTHDRAYVLLMPLAEEWKIVEPSFVALLERLQQRIAAHDASELSFGFSSYAQPLVHMPVSYKEANEALYFGGMAGKSRFIELYQPKEVPEILRMIPYEHLRKFYADTMQGFTDETLKDHQMLLQTLSVYLETHCQLAETAKRLYIHRNTVIYRLEKCEEIIGRSLKDPEETLRLRMAFRIKALLPAGGLSEG; via the coding sequence ATGAGATTGGATGAGCTGTTACAGCTGCCTGTATTTGACGGAACTGCCATCGCGGCGGGAGCAAAAGGGCTGAACCGGGAAGTCTTGACCGTCAATATGATGGATGCTCCCGACATTATTCCTTATTTGAAAAAAAACGAACTGCTCGTCACCACGGCGTTCCATTTCAAGGACGACCTGCCGGCGCTGCTCGAACTGATCCGCGAGATGGGTCAGCAGGAATGCGCCGCGCTCGGCATCAAAAGCAAGCGGTACCTCGGCAGCATCCCCGCTTCGGCGGCGGCGCTTGCGGACGAACTGCATCTGCCGCTGCTGGAACTTCCGCCCGAGCCTTCGCTCGGCGACATCGTCAACAAATCGCTGAGCCATATCCTCGACGTGCGGACGACGGAACTGCATAACGCCATGCAGACGCACCGGCAGTTCACCCAGCAGATCATGAGCGGACAAGGTATTCCAAAACTGCTCGATCAGCTGTCCGCTCTGCTGCGGCTGCCTGTCCTGCTGCTCGGCCCGTATATGCAGCCGATGTTCGGCCGCTTTCAGGACCCGTCCACCGCAGGCAGACTCGAAGCGCTGCTCGCCGGCGGAAGCCGGTTCCATGCGGCGCCTTCGATTTTCTCCGCTTTTTCCCTGCTGGACGGCAGCCGCGAGACGCTTACGCTGTTCCCGGTCTACACGCACAAACAGCTGCATTATTTGTGCATCCCCGGCACTTTTTCCCCGGCCGAACGCTCCGGCATTTTGACGATCGAGCAGGCGGCCAACGTTATCGCGTTCGAACTGATGAAAGATAACGCGCTCAAGCAGAACCGCCGCCGGATCCAGAACGAGTTTTTCGCCAACTTTATCGGAGGAGCCTTCTCGGGCAGCGAAGAGATCGCAAGCCGCGGACGCGAGTTCGGACTGTCCGGCGACCAGCGTTACGTGTGCGCGGTCGGCAAGCTCGGCGGCGCGGACAAGACGACTTCGTTCATGCAGTACAAATCCGAGCAGGACCGGATCGCGGAACGTATCGAAGCCGAACTGACCCATTTTCGCTATCCGATCCATCTGTTCACCCATGACCGGGCCTACGTGCTGCTTATGCCGCTTGCGGAAGAATGGAAAATCGTCGAGCCTTCCTTCGTCGCCCTGCTGGAACGGCTGCAGCAGCGGATCGCCGCGCACGACGCGTCGGAGCTGTCGTTCGGCTTCAGCAGCTACGCCCAGCCGCTCGTCCATATGCCCGTCTCTTACAAAGAAGCGAACGAGGCGCTCTATTTCGGCGGCATGGCCGGCAAATCGAGATTCATCGAGCTGTACCAGCCCAAAGAAGTCCCCGAAATTTTGCGCATGATCCCGTACGAACATCTGCGCAAATTTTATGCCGATACGATGCAGGGCTTCACCGACGAGACGCTCAAAGACCATCAGATGCTGCTGCAGACGCTGTCCGTGTACCTGGAGACGCACTGCCAGCTTGCGGAGACGGCCAAACGGCTGTACATCCATCGCAATACGGTCATCTACCGGCTGGAAAAATGCGAAGAAATCATCGGCCGCAGCCTGAAAGACCCGGAAGAAACGCTGCGTCTGCGCATGGCGTTCCGAATCAAGGCGCTGCTGCCGGCAGGCGGATTGTCGGAAGGTTGA
- a CDS encoding CBS domain-containing protein: MEVSRFLLSKDKVKYIPSSATMMEAMDLLEENHYSAVPIIDEQGRYVGTLSEGDLLWKLKHTFNFDLSTMAEVPLSSIKLYRHNESVVIDADMEDMLTLAADQNFVPVTDHDGIFLGIIRRRDIINYYNDGIMD, encoded by the coding sequence ATGGAAGTTTCACGCTTTCTGCTGTCCAAAGACAAAGTCAAGTATATCCCCTCTTCCGCCACGATGATGGAAGCGATGGATCTGCTGGAAGAAAATCATTACTCCGCGGTCCCGATCATCGACGAGCAGGGTCGCTACGTCGGCACGCTGTCCGAAGGCGATCTGCTGTGGAAACTCAAGCACACGTTCAATTTCGACCTGTCGACGATGGCTGAAGTGCCGCTGAGCAGCATCAAGCTGTACCGGCACAACGAATCGGTCGTCATCGACGCGGACATGGAAGACATGCTTACGCTCGCGGCCGATCAGAACTTCGTTCCGGTCACCGACCACGACGGCATCTTCCTCGGCATTATCCGGCGCCGCGACATCATTAATTATTATAACGACGGGATCATGGACTAG
- a CDS encoding bifunctional homocysteine S-methyltransferase/methylenetetrahydrofolate reductase, translating into MGMLDELRTRVLVADGAMGTLLYLNGIDRCFEELNLTRPEQVRQIHQAYLGAGAEVIQTNTYAANDHKLKRYNLEYELEAINRAGARLARSAAEGTGAYVLGTIGGIRSTKPGEVTLGEIKRSNERQIESLLGEGVDGLLLETFYDPEELRSTLTLARQKTDLPIVAQVSTQDSGFLQDGSTLTEMFAILEGLGADVVGLNCRLGPFHMTRYLKQVPLPKHAFLSAYPNAGLPEYNEGRLRYRSGADYFGRSALELRGEGVRLIGGCCGTTPEHVAAMVEAVKGAAPITEKTTERSDDAEPVPFGRIEVREKAEQLSAAQEGPPAEIPFHAAAAAKDHSVIVELDPPRTLRTDGFFKGVQALKEAGIDALTLADNSLASPRIANESLASVVKEKYGVKPLVHVACRDRNMIGLQSHLMGLAASGINQMIAITGDPSKVGDVPGATSVYDYNSFDLIKLCKQFNEGRLPSGRSLGLRANFSVGAAFDPNGRHLEKGVQRLEKKIAAGADYFMTQPVYDERRIEELYHATKHIKQQIFIGVMPLISSQNAAFLHNEVPGIRLTDEILARMQRHEHDKEAAMQEGMAISRSLIDAILEYFGGVYIMTPFLRYEQSAELTRYVHEAAGKRALIQSRPAR; encoded by the coding sequence ATGGGGATGCTCGACGAACTGCGAACAAGAGTCCTCGTCGCCGACGGCGCGATGGGCACGCTGCTGTACTTGAACGGCATCGACCGCTGTTTCGAAGAGCTGAACCTGACACGGCCCGAGCAGGTGCGCCAGATCCATCAGGCGTATCTCGGCGCAGGCGCCGAAGTGATCCAGACCAATACGTATGCGGCGAACGATCATAAGCTGAAGCGCTATAATCTGGAATACGAGTTGGAAGCGATCAACCGGGCGGGCGCCCGGTTGGCCCGCTCGGCCGCGGAAGGAACCGGCGCTTACGTGCTTGGCACGATCGGCGGCATTCGAAGCACGAAGCCGGGCGAAGTGACGCTCGGCGAGATCAAACGCAGCAACGAACGCCAGATCGAGTCTTTGCTCGGCGAAGGCGTGGACGGCCTGCTGCTGGAGACGTTCTATGATCCGGAAGAACTGCGCTCCACGCTCACGCTGGCGCGCCAGAAGACCGATCTGCCGATCGTCGCGCAGGTCTCGACCCAGGATTCGGGATTTCTGCAGGACGGCAGCACGCTGACCGAGATGTTCGCGATCCTCGAAGGTCTCGGCGCGGACGTCGTCGGCCTGAACTGCCGGCTTGGCCCGTTCCATATGACCCGCTACCTGAAGCAGGTTCCGCTGCCCAAGCACGCGTTCTTGTCGGCGTATCCGAACGCCGGCCTGCCGGAGTATAACGAAGGACGGCTGCGCTATCGCTCGGGCGCCGATTACTTCGGCCGCAGCGCGCTGGAACTGCGCGGCGAAGGCGTCCGCCTGATCGGCGGCTGCTGCGGCACGACGCCGGAGCATGTCGCGGCGATGGTGGAAGCGGTCAAAGGCGCGGCTCCGATCACCGAGAAGACAACGGAACGGTCCGACGATGCCGAGCCTGTGCCGTTCGGGCGGATCGAAGTCCGGGAAAAAGCCGAACAGCTGTCCGCTGCGCAGGAGGGTCCGCCTGCCGAGATTCCATTTCACGCAGCGGCTGCCGCCAAAGACCATTCGGTCATCGTCGAACTCGATCCGCCGCGCACGCTGCGCACGGACGGCTTCTTCAAAGGCGTGCAGGCGCTCAAGGAAGCGGGCATCGACGCGCTGACGCTGGCGGACAATTCGCTGGCCAGTCCGCGTATCGCGAACGAATCGCTCGCTTCGGTCGTCAAAGAGAAGTACGGCGTCAAGCCGCTCGTCCACGTCGCCTGCCGCGACCGGAACATGATCGGCCTGCAGTCGCATCTGATGGGCCTGGCCGCTTCGGGCATCAACCAGATGATCGCGATTACCGGCGACCCGTCCAAAGTCGGCGACGTGCCGGGCGCGACTTCGGTCTACGATTACAATTCGTTCGACCTGATCAAGCTGTGCAAGCAGTTCAACGAAGGCCGTCTGCCGTCGGGCCGTTCGCTCGGCCTGCGGGCCAACTTCTCCGTCGGCGCGGCGTTCGATCCGAACGGGCGCCATCTCGAAAAAGGCGTGCAGCGCCTGGAGAAGAAAATCGCGGCCGGTGCCGATTATTTCATGACCCAGCCGGTCTACGACGAGCGCCGGATCGAGGAGCTGTACCACGCGACGAAGCATATCAAGCAGCAGATCTTTATCGGCGTCATGCCGCTGATCAGCTCGCAAAATGCGGCTTTTCTGCACAACGAAGTGCCGGGCATCCGCCTGACGGACGAGATTCTCGCCCGCATGCAGCGGCACGAACACGACAAGGAAGCCGCGATGCAGGAAGGAATGGCGATCTCGCGCTCGCTGATCGACGCGATTCTGGAATACTTCGGCGGCGTCTATATTATGACTCCGTTTCTGCGCTACGAGCAGTCGGCGGAACTGACGCGGTACGTGCACGAAGCCGCGGGCAAGCGGGCGCTGATCCAGTCGCGGCCGGCCCGGTAA
- the metE gene encoding 5-methyltetrahydropteroyltriglutamate--homocysteine S-methyltransferase: MSQAKSSNLGYPRIGEKREWKKLLEAHWSGKIDAAELESETKKLRLSYLQKQRDLQAELIPVGDFSLYDHVLDTAFTFGLVPQRFTGGANTAAHDENCNCATGAHDEEAPASADAEAKVFAPGENGAYGLDAYFAVARGTKAFAASPMTKWFDTNYHYIVPELQGLTPKLTVNRPLAFYLEAKEELGIDGKPVIVGPLTLLKLARGIEEGKFDTLLDQLIPLYAQVLKELGEAGATWVQIDEPILVLETSDEDIARLNKIYAAFRAAAPGLNILLQTYFESVSRYEDIVQLPVQAIGLDFVHDRGRNLAALERHGFPQDKILGAGVIDGRNIWRSDLQVKLDLLRRIKQAAGAKELFVQPSSSLLHVPVTTRSEQALESKIRDGLSFADEKLTEIAVLVKALNEGEEAVAAEIAESVQAVAALNASPERNDESVRDALGKLDARRPERLSPYAVRRDVQAKHWPLPLLPTTTIGSLPQTTEVRQARSKWKKGEWNEEQYVQFLHAETERWIRIQEEIGIDVLVHGEFERNDMVEYFGEQLAGFTTSGFAWVQSYGSRCVKPPILYGDVKLLSPMTVTESAYAQSLTDKPVKGMLTGPITIYNWSFVRDDLPRSVVQNQIALALRSEVSALEEAGIGMIQVDEPALREGLPLKHEDWQSYLDEAVYAFRASTTSVQDETQIHTHMCYAEFGDIIQAISDLDADVISIEAARSHGDLVTAFEDGTYDKGIGLGVFDIHSPRLPEQSEIESIAQRALEVLDPAQFWINPDCGLKTRREEEVIPSLKTMVASAVALREQFAKAGAAGGAGAAGGNS; encoded by the coding sequence ATGAGTCAAGCGAAAAGTTCGAATTTGGGGTATCCGAGAATCGGCGAGAAACGGGAATGGAAAAAACTGCTGGAGGCGCACTGGTCCGGCAAGATCGACGCGGCGGAGCTGGAAAGCGAAACGAAAAAACTGCGTCTGAGCTATTTGCAAAAACAGCGCGACCTGCAGGCGGAACTTATTCCGGTCGGCGACTTCTCGCTCTACGACCACGTGCTCGACACGGCGTTCACGTTCGGCCTCGTGCCTCAGCGTTTCACCGGCGGAGCGAACACCGCGGCCCACGACGAGAACTGCAACTGCGCGACCGGCGCGCATGACGAAGAAGCTCCCGCATCCGCGGATGCCGAAGCGAAAGTGTTCGCTCCGGGCGAGAACGGCGCCTACGGCCTCGACGCCTACTTCGCCGTAGCCCGCGGCACCAAAGCGTTCGCCGCTTCGCCGATGACGAAATGGTTCGACACGAACTACCATTATATCGTGCCGGAACTGCAGGGCCTGACGCCGAAGCTGACCGTCAACCGTCCGCTGGCCTTCTATCTGGAAGCCAAAGAAGAGCTTGGCATCGACGGCAAGCCGGTCATCGTCGGACCGCTTACGCTGCTCAAGCTTGCACGCGGCATCGAAGAAGGCAAGTTCGATACGCTGCTGGATCAACTCATTCCGCTGTATGCCCAAGTATTGAAGGAACTGGGCGAAGCCGGAGCGACATGGGTACAGATCGACGAGCCGATCCTCGTGCTGGAGACGAGCGACGAAGACATCGCCCGCCTCAACAAAATCTACGCCGCGTTCCGCGCCGCGGCGCCGGGACTGAACATCCTGCTGCAAACGTATTTCGAATCCGTTTCCCGTTACGAAGACATCGTGCAGCTGCCGGTCCAGGCGATCGGCCTCGACTTCGTCCACGACCGCGGCCGCAACCTGGCGGCGCTTGAGCGCCACGGCTTCCCGCAAGACAAGATCCTCGGAGCCGGCGTGATCGACGGCCGCAACATCTGGCGTTCCGACCTGCAGGTGAAGCTGGACCTGCTGCGCCGCATCAAGCAGGCTGCCGGCGCCAAGGAACTGTTCGTGCAGCCTTCGTCGAGCCTGCTGCACGTGCCGGTTACGACCCGCAGCGAACAGGCGCTGGAGAGCAAGATCCGCGACGGCCTGAGCTTCGCCGACGAGAAATTGACCGAGATCGCGGTTCTCGTCAAAGCGTTGAACGAAGGGGAAGAAGCGGTAGCCGCCGAGATCGCCGAGAGCGTACAAGCCGTTGCCGCGCTGAACGCTTCGCCGGAACGCAATGACGAATCCGTTCGCGACGCGCTGGGCAAGCTGGACGCGCGCCGTCCGGAACGACTGTCCCCGTATGCGGTTCGCCGCGACGTGCAGGCGAAGCACTGGCCGCTGCCGCTGCTGCCGACGACGACGATCGGCAGTCTGCCGCAGACGACGGAAGTGCGCCAAGCCCGCAGCAAGTGGAAAAAAGGCGAATGGAACGAAGAGCAGTACGTGCAGTTCCTGCACGCCGAAACGGAACGCTGGATTCGGATTCAGGAAGAGATCGGCATCGACGTGCTCGTGCACGGCGAATTCGAACGCAACGACATGGTCGAATACTTCGGCGAGCAGCTGGCCGGATTCACCACTTCGGGCTTCGCCTGGGTGCAATCGTACGGTTCGCGCTGCGTGAAGCCGCCGATCCTGTACGGAGACGTGAAGCTGCTCAGCCCGATGACCGTTACCGAAAGCGCGTATGCGCAGTCGCTGACCGACAAGCCGGTCAAAGGCATGCTGACAGGTCCGATCACGATCTACAACTGGTCGTTCGTACGCGACGATCTGCCGCGTTCGGTCGTGCAGAACCAGATCGCGCTGGCGCTCCGCTCCGAAGTGAGCGCGCTGGAAGAAGCGGGCATCGGCATGATTCAGGTCGACGAGCCTGCCCTGCGCGAAGGATTGCCGCTCAAGCATGAAGACTGGCAGTCGTACCTGGACGAAGCGGTCTATGCGTTCCGCGCTTCGACGACAAGCGTGCAGGACGAGACGCAGATCCATACCCATATGTGCTATGCCGAATTCGGCGATATCATTCAGGCAATTTCGGACCTCGACGCCGACGTTATCTCGATCGAAGCGGCGCGCAGCCACGGCGACCTCGTGACGGCGTTCGAAGACGGCACGTACGACAAAGGGATCGGCCTCGGCGTATTCGATATCCACAGCCCGCGCCTGCCGGAACAATCCGAGATCGAATCGATCGCCCAGCGTGCGCTGGAAGTGCTCGATCCGGCCCAATTCTGGATCAACCCGGACTGCGGCCTCAAGACGCGCCGCGAAGAAGAAGTTATTCCTTCGCTGAAGACGATGGTCGCTTCCGCAGTCGCCCTGCGCGAACAGTTCGCGAAGGCCGGAGCGGCGGGAGGCGCCGGAGCAGCCGGCGGCAACAGCTAA